A window from Culex pipiens pallens isolate TS unplaced genomic scaffold, TS_CPP_V2 Cpp_Un0057, whole genome shotgun sequence encodes these proteins:
- the LOC120431127 gene encoding uncharacterized protein LOC120431127 yields the protein GRASRPHPAICRSTKGRPERPQGQVQEGQSSCGGSSYTTNLCRRGSHFFVAAGPAYVCRRSAAVHVHARPKYHERDIRTQMSMLYNFLSRGFDAEDGQYIRQSYEHQTALDLVSANAKLLQDIPAGKGHIPPSVRYGSRKPPEEHRNGQGRHQDAGSSARSPIELAPAPSPICSSSAKTSSSLPNRQSTTVYDGIDRCRRDGHRVGEPGGAPVGDGSARDQVRSDRHQQHVPVPDRHGDHHRRVQLWQPGPVHQPQLQSQLLHQGHHDRVGEEDCDLLVAADRRQQGDHVRLQGPARGREDFILLRAILVKYSYFSVRLQI from the exons GGTCGCGCCAGTCGTCCCCACCCAGCGATCTGCAGGTCGACCAAAGGAAGACCCGAACGCCCCCAAGGCCAAGTACAAGAAGGACAAAGCAGCTGCGGTGGCAGTAGCTACACTACAAACCTTTGCCGCCGCGGCAGCCACTTTTTCGTAGCAGCAGGCCCTGCTTACGTTTGCCGCAGGTCAGCAGCAGTTCACGTTCATGCCCGGCCCAAGTACCACGAGCGGGATATCCGGACACAGATGTCCATGCTGTACAATTTCCTATCTCGCGGGTTCGACGCCGAGGACGGTCAGTACATCCGCCAAAGCTATGAACATCAAACAGCACTCGACCTGGTCAGTGCGAACGCAAAGCTTCTGCAAGATATACCCGCGGGAAAAGGCCACATACCTCCATCTGTGCGGTACGGCAGCCGAAAACCACCTGAAGAACATCGAAACGGCCAAGGCCGTCACCAAGATGCAGGGTCTTCCGCGAGAAGCCCAATCGAACTAGCGCCAGCACCGAGTCCGATCTGCTCAAGTTCCGCAAAAACCAGCTCAAGTTTGCCAAATCGGCAATCCACGACTGTTTACGATGGAATCGATCGCTGCCGACGAGATGGTCATCGAGTAGGTGAGCCAGGTGGTGCGCCCGTCGGTGACGGATCTGCGCGAGATCAAGTACGAAGCGATCGGCATCAGCAGCACGTACCTGTTCCGGATCGACATGGAGACCATCATCGACGCGTCCAACTATGGCAACCTGGCCCGGTTCATCAACCACAGTTGCAAT CCCAACTGCTACACCAAGGTCATCACGATCGAGTTGGAGAAGAAGATTGTGATCTACTCGTAGCAGCCGATCGGCGTCAACAAGGAGATCACGTACGACTACAAGGTCCCGCTCGAGGACGAGAAGATTTCATTTTATTGAGAGCAATTCTAGTTAAATACAGTTATTTTTCAGTAAGATTACAAATATAA
- the LOC128093771 gene encoding uncharacterized protein K02A2.6-like, producing MCLTGPKRKFRDEAGPSKRWKTERIREVRTDESKPPESFIFNIGDQNEMIWLRVGGVLLHVLVDSGCKKNIVDESSWKYLKANGVQVTNQQVNCEEIFLPYGSQAKPLTTLGKFDAIVTIDDGGRKIEETATFYVIKEGQQCLLGRVTATSLGVLRIGLPSTHGINAIEPKEKHAFPKISGVQVEIPIDDSVTPICQHPRRPPIALQSRIEDKINALLASDIIEPVEEGCQWVSPLVTVVKDNGDLRLCVDMRRANTAILRERHIMPTIEDFLPRFTTAKYFSRLDVKEAFHQVELKEESRYITTFITHVGLFRYKRLMYGIVIASEVFQRIMEQILCPYSKNVVNYIDDILIFGSTEKEHDDVLRAVLNTLHDRGILLNQEKCLFKASKLQFLGHEIYSEGIEPCGSKVEALQNFRAPSTPEEVRSFLGLVTYIGRFLPDLATVTAPLRQLTHSGVKFDWGKEQQEAFLRLKDMISNVKLLYFFDNSLRTRVIADASPVALGAVLIQFGDETDDSPRPIAYASKSLTETERRYCQTEKEALALVWSVERFTVYLIGRSFELETDHKPLEAIFQPTSRPCARIERWLLRLQSFRFHVKYRKGAGNIADPLSRLVQHSSSENFDTDNQFMILAVCQSVAVDIHELDQATKSDSVLEAVKQCIRTGNWDPPEAKPFHPFRSEMCVLDDLLVRHDKLVVPDKLRARMLDLAHEGHPGESVMKRRLRDRVWWPGIDRDVTRRVVSCDGCRLVGLPNRPEPMCRRPLPCKPWVDIAIDFLGPLPCGVYLLVVIDYYSRYKEVELMTRITAKETVQRLDKIFTRLGYPQTITLDNAKQFVGIEIQEYCKTHGIYLNHSAPYWPQENGLVEKQNRSFLKRLKISHALNRDWKQNLREYLVMYYTTPHSTTGKTPTEMLYGRTIRSKIPALSDIEGAPSNTEEADRDRILKQKGKENEDARRKARESSIGTGDTVLMQNLLPGNKLSTTFNPTEYVVLARDRPRATIRDPNSGKSFERNVAHLKRIEKPAADEVSTSEGAAMEGPAWSQAENNGNASPNRSDESQGIEDHEDVEPEQPKKPRRSLKRPARFADYVSS from the coding sequence TGAACTGCGAAGAAATTTTCTTGCCGTACGGATCCCAAGCTAAACCGCTGACGACCCTGGGTAAATTTGATGCGATCGTTACGATTGATGACGGCGGGCGGAAGATCGAGGAAACGGCGACGTTTTACGTTATCAAAGAAGGTCAACAGTGCCTACTTGGCCGTGTCACAGCAACAAGTCTGGGAGTGCTACGAATCGGACTGCCGAGTACGCATGGCATCAACGCAATTGAACCGAAAGAAAAACACGCTTTTCCGAAGATCAGCGGGGTACAGGTGGAAATTCCGATCGACGACTCAGTGACACCCATCTGCCAACACCCACGTCGGCCGCCCATCGCCCTGCAATCTCGGATCGAGGACAAAATAAACGCACTACTGGCCAGCGACATCATCGAACCAGTCGAAGAGGGTTGTCAGTGGGTCTCGCCGCTGGTAACAGTCGTCAAGGACAACGGGGATCTTCGATTGTGTGTCGACATGCGCAGGGCGAATACGGCAATACTGCGGGAACGACACATCATGCCAACCATCGAAGATTTCCTCCCAAGATTCACGACCGCAAAGTACTTCAGTCGCCTCGATGTCAAAGAAGCGTTCCATCAGGTGGAGCTCAAAGAGGAGAGCAGGTACATAACCACGTTCATCACTCACGTGGGGCTTTTTCGGTACAAGCGGCTCATGTACGGAATCGTGATCGCATCTGAAGTATTCCAACGCATCATGGAGCAGATTCTGTGTCCCTACAGCAAAAACGTGGTCAACTATATCGACGACATTCTCATTTTTGGTTCGACCGAAAAGGAACACGACGACGTTCTGCGGGCAGTGTTGAACACACTGCACGATCGCGGAATCCTTCTGAACCAAGAAAAGTGCTTGTTCAAAGCTTCCAAGCTCCAGTTTCTTGGCCACGAGATTTATTCGGAAGGCATTGAACCGTGTGGAAGCAAAGTGGAAGCCCTGCAGAACTTCCGGGCACCGTCGACGCCAGAGGAAGTCCGGAGTTTTTTGGGATTGGTAACATACATTGGCCGCTTCCTCCCGGACCTCGCAACGGTTACCGCTCCACTTCGCCAGCTGACACATTCCGGGGTTAAATTCGATTGGGGCAAGGAGCAACAGGAAGCCTTCCTGCGTCTGAAGGATATGATCTCGAACGTGAAATTGCTCTACTTTTTTGACAACTCGCTGCGGACAAGGGTAATCGCGGACGCGTCGCCGGTCGCTCTGGGCGCGGTTTTGATCCAGTTCGGCGACGAAACAGACGACTCCCCGCGACCAATTGCTTATGCAAGCAAGAGCCTGACCGAAACCGAGCGCAGATATTGTCAAACCGAAAAAGAAGCGCTCGCACTGGTCTGGAGTGTGGAGAGGTTCACCGTGTATCTGATCGGCCGAAGTTTTGAATTAGAAACCGATCACAAACCCCTGGAAGCGATTTTCCAACCTACCTCCAGACCATGTGCCAGAATCGAGCGTTGGCTGCTTCGACTCCAATCATTCAGGTTCCACGTCAAGTATCGGAAGGGCGCGGGAAATATTGCCGATCCGCTGTCGCGTCTAGTTCAGCACTCCTCATCCGAGAACTTCGACACTGACAATCAGTTCATGATACTTGCTGTATGCCAGTCAGTCGCAGTCGACATCCATGAACTCGATCAAGCTACCAAGTCGGACTCGGTGCTAGAAGCAGTCAAACAGTGCATCCGCACCGGAAACTGGGACCCGCCGGAGGCCAAACCGTTCCATCCTTTCAGAAGCGAGATGTGCGTGTTGGACGATCTGCTTGTTCGACACGATAAGCTGGTTGTTCCTGATAAACTGAGGGCAAGGATGCTGGATTTGGCTCACGAAGGTCACCCGGGTGAGTCTGTTATGAAACGTCGGCTCAGAGACCGAGTATGGTGGCCGGGAATCGACCGAGACGTCACGCGTCGGGTTGTCTCGTGCGATGGTTGTCGATTGGTTGGACTGCCCAATAGACCGGAGCCCATGTGTCGTCGGCCTCTTCCGTGTAAGCCATGGGTTGACATAGCTATAGACTTTCTGGGACCGCTGCCATGTGGAGTGTACCTGCTGGTCGTCATCGATTATTACAGTCGATATAAGGAAGTAGAACTGATGACGAGGATAACTGCGAAGGAAACGGTGCAAAGACTCGACAAGATCTTTACACGACTGGGGTACCCACAAACGATAACGCTGGACAACGCCAAGCAGTTCGTCGGAATAGAAATCCAAGAGTACTGCAAAACGCACGGCATCTACCTGAATCATTCGGCTCCGTATTGGCCACAGGAGAACGGACTAGTGGAGAAGCAGAACCGATCGTTCCTGAAGAGGTTGAAGATCAGCCACGCTCTGAACAGAGACTGGAAGCAGAATCTACGGGAGTATCTGGTCATGTATTACACTACACCGCACTCGACCACCGGCAAGACACCAACCGAGATGCTGTATGGCCGGACCATCCGGTCGAAGATTCCGGCGCTCAGTGACATCGAGGGAGCTCCGTCAAACACTGAAGAAGCCGATCGGGATCGCATCCTGAAACAAAAAGGGAAGGAGAATGAAGATGCCCGACGCAAAGCTCGGGAGTCATCCATCGGGACCGGAGACACTGTTCTTATGCAGAATCTTCTACCTGGTAACAAGCTATCTACAACGTTCAACCCGACGGAGTACGTAGTGCTGGCGCGCGACAGACCTCGTGCAACGATCCGCGACCCGAACAGCGGCAAATCTTTCGAGCGAAACGTTGCGCACCTTAAGAGGATAGAAAAACCAGCCGCTGATGAGGTGTCCACAAGCGAAGGCGCTGCCATGGAGGGTCCCGCGTGGTCTCAAGCTGAAAACAACGGCAACGCCAGCCCAAACCGCAGCGACGAATCCCAAGGAATCGAGGATCACGAGGACGTTGAACCGGAGCAACCAAAGAAGCCAAGACGATCTTTGAAAAGGCCAGCCAGATTCGCCGATTACGTTTCTTCGTGA